Proteins encoded in a region of the Zea mays cultivar B73 chromosome 4, Zm-B73-REFERENCE-NAM-5.0, whole genome shotgun sequence genome:
- the LOC118476913 gene encoding uncharacterized protein: MSVGRRARCHSTAHVPAAGKREQKGLFDTIFGALYREEQLLETNPILNKVGSKSKPPVVVAAPAPKKAAE; the protein is encoded by the coding sequence ATGAGCGTGGGCCGCCGTGCACGCTGTCACTCCACGGCGCACGTCCCTGCGGCGGGGAAGCGGGAGCAGAAGGGCTTGTTCGACACCATCTTCGGCGCGTTGTACAGGGAGGAGCAGCTGCTGGAGACAAACCCCATCCTGAACAAGGTGGGGAGCAAGAGCAAGCCCCCCGTTGTCGTCGCTGCTCCGGCGCCCAAGAAAGCCGCCGAATAG